The region AGAGAAGATGATTGCACTGTATTTCCCCGGTATATTAAAATACCGAAAATGTAAAACTTAGGCTACTgcgagtgaaaaaaaaaaaaagtaagtcCCTAGAGTGAGTCAGTGTTCGTGTGTTGATAAACGTTTTGCTGAAACTCCACCTCTTCACCGTGTAGCCTGCTCTCCGCGCCACTTGGCCATTATTGTGCTGTGCGTAAAGTTTACCGTCCTGTCTGTACGTATGGATCCTAAATTACTTAAATGATGATATATGTCGTGCTGTTAGGTAAACTAACACAAAAAGAGAGCGTTTCTGAAAAATGGAAGATTCCCTGAAAGATCATCAATTTGGGCAAAAAATGCCAAATCTGTCAATGGAAAAATGCCGTAATGTCAGTACAGTTCTGAGCGGAACACCCACCACTTCTGCAATCATGTTCTCTGCTGGTGTCCTCGGTAACGTAGTCGCGCTCGTTCTCCTGAAAATAAGACGTAAAAATCAAAGCGCTTCCCTTTTTCAGGTACTAGTGACTGCGCTGATCATTACGGATCTTGTTGGTACTTTTTCCGTCAGCCCTCTTGTGATTACTGCCTACTCAAGGAATCAGTCAATGATTGGGTTGAGCGGTAATGATAGTAACAACACTATTTGCTCACATTTTGGTTTCGCCATGACATTTTTTAGCCTTGTAACTTTGGCATTACTGTTATCCATGGCTTTGGAGCGTTGGTTTTCTATTGGACTGCCTTACTTTTATGAGAGACACATAAACACGCGCTGTGGATACGTCGCAATCATACTAATTTACCTGGTCTGTACTTTATTCTGTGTCACGCCTTTCTTCGGATTTGGGAGGTACGTTCAGTATTGCCCCGGAACATGGTGCTTTATCGACATGAACTCAGACGAACTCGGACATAAAGTGTACAAAAACATATATGCCTCTTGTTTGCTCGCGATGATAGTATGTACGGTGCTTTGCAACGCATCGGTCATCTATCATCTTCTGCTCATGTACCGGAGACGCAAGGCGAATAGGAGCTCTTTCAGACGTCCAAAGGGGTCAAAGCGCTCGCTGTCCCTCACAAAAGAAGTAGAACATTTGGTGCTTCTCGGGTTTATGACGATTGCGTTTCTCATTTGTTCACTTCCGCTTGTGGTAAGACATTTTCTATGACTTTTCTCTACTGCATTGCTTATCACTGGTTTTGTTGTGAATGAAAAGGAATTGAGTTTTACTTAAGAGCGCATTGTTTGACTGTATTGAATCATTAGCTGGAATCAGTCCACAGCTAAATGTTGAGTGCTGATATagtgctgctctctccacaGATTCACGTTTATATCAGCTCCTCTAGGGACACAAAATATCCTGCAATGGACCTCACAGCTTTGCTGTTATTATCCATGAACCCTATCATAGACCCCTGGGTCTTCATCATACTAAGCCCCCCTGTGCCACGTCTGCTCTGGGGAGTGATATGCCATGCTCCACGGTCACAGCATAGCCATGACAAGCTAGGCATGACAAGACCCCAGCCCACCAACAACAAGGACCACTGCATCCTTTCTGAGTCCTTTCAGACAAGTCCGCCCATAGAGTTACAGACATAAAACATCTCAATGATAGCTTCTGCATGAGGGATGGGAGTTGCTTAAAGCCTTCTTCCATGGATTTGAGAGACCATCATCTGTTTAaaccatatttatttattttgtctttatttattacacacaacATAAGTGTACTATTGGTTCATCATAATCAgatcaacaaataaaaatgtaatccaaaATTTCTAAGATTATACTGAATAGTCTTTGATTCGTTGACACACTTATACTGTGAAACGAGGATTTgtagatcattttaaaatagctcTGAACTTCAGAGgctctatatatttataatatcatctgtttttgttttcgaCTCCTAAGTCCTTATCAACCAGTACAGTGCTGTCCAGATGATTGTCATTACAACACTGAACTCATCAACCTCAGAAAGACTGAACTCAGTCAATATGAGCATTTACAGTAAGAAATAACTTGTTTGGAAATGCCATGTCTTAatagttatatttttaaatacttgtcAGTATATGATTAGCTGAGTTTTAAAGCActgtaaaatatgcatttataaaCTTATTCATGTTTACCAATcctttattaaattaattatatatttctgtttataatATTGAGCAGTCACCCATACAC is a window of Electrophorus electricus isolate fEleEle1 chromosome 3, fEleEle1.pri, whole genome shotgun sequence DNA encoding:
- the ptger2b gene encoding prostaglandin E receptor 2b subtype EP2 — encoded protein: MEDSLKDHQFGQKMPNLSMEKCRNVSTVLSGTPTTSAIMFSAGVLGNVVALVLLKIRRKNQSASLFQVLVTALIITDLVGTFSVSPLVITAYSRNQSMIGLSGNDSNNTICSHFGFAMTFFSLVTLALLLSMALERWFSIGLPYFYERHINTRCGYVAIILIYLVCTLFCVTPFFGFGRYVQYCPGTWCFIDMNSDELGHKVYKNIYASCLLAMIVCTVLCNASVIYHLLLMYRRRKANRSSFRRPKGSKRSLSLTKEVEHLVLLGFMTIAFLICSLPLVIHVYISSSRDTKYPAMDLTALLLLSMNPIIDPWVFIILSPPVPRLLWGVICHAPRSQHSHDKLGMTRPQPTNNKDHCILSESFQTSPPIELQT